Proteins from a genomic interval of Desulfurellaceae bacterium:
- a CDS encoding MFS transporter produces MLSKPAPLAHTQLQEAEPAPPAPASAYGWQLPYSLRALQHRNFRLFFIGQFVSRTGFWMQWVAQGWLVYQLTQSAFMLGLVSFAGQFPSLLLGLFAGVVADRFNRYHVILLMLVLAMLQAAVLSVLTLGGWITAWQVFFLALFAGIVQSFEMPARQSFLMEIVGREDLPSAIALNSALVNGARILGPALAGIIVAQAGEGACFSVNALSYLAIIGGFLAMRLPPRTRTAASKTSVLAFIHEGLVYAIRTPSIRLPLVLIGLVGLLSTPYTVLMPVFAKDILDSGPSGMGLLMGAAGIGAVIGVSFLARHRGTDRMGRAIAFALVRFGLGLILFAYSRNLWLSLLILPLVGSGFMVPMAAVNTLLQTIAPDHLRGRVMSLYFIMIMGAAPVGSLLSGTLAPYIGAPLTVALTGAGCLAAAAWVSLNLHLLHDRQ; encoded by the coding sequence GTGTTATCCAAGCCGGCACCTCTCGCCCATACACAACTCCAAGAAGCCGAACCTGCACCGCCTGCACCGGCCAGCGCCTATGGCTGGCAACTGCCCTACAGTCTGCGTGCGCTCCAGCACCGCAACTTCCGGCTGTTCTTTATCGGTCAGTTCGTCTCCCGGACCGGCTTCTGGATGCAATGGGTGGCCCAGGGCTGGTTGGTCTACCAGCTGACCCAGTCCGCATTCATGCTCGGCCTGGTGTCGTTTGCCGGGCAGTTTCCCTCGCTGCTGCTGGGTCTGTTCGCGGGCGTGGTGGCCGACCGCTTCAACCGCTACCACGTCATCCTGCTCATGCTCGTGCTGGCCATGCTTCAGGCTGCGGTGCTGAGCGTCCTGACCCTGGGCGGCTGGATTACGGCCTGGCAGGTGTTTTTTCTGGCCCTGTTTGCCGGCATAGTCCAGAGCTTTGAGATGCCGGCCCGGCAGAGCTTTCTGATGGAAATCGTCGGCCGAGAGGATTTGCCCAGCGCAATCGCGCTCAACTCGGCCCTGGTCAACGGCGCCCGGATTCTGGGTCCGGCGCTGGCCGGCATTATCGTGGCCCAAGCCGGGGAAGGGGCGTGTTTTTCGGTCAACGCACTGTCCTACCTGGCCATTATCGGCGGGTTTCTGGCCATGCGGCTGCCGCCCCGGACCCGCACGGCCGCCTCAAAGACGTCGGTTTTGGCCTTTATCCACGAAGGGCTTGTGTACGCCATCCGCACGCCGTCCATCCGCCTGCCCCTGGTCTTGATCGGGCTGGTCGGTCTGCTCAGCACGCCCTATACCGTCCTCATGCCGGTGTTTGCCAAGGATATTCTCGACAGCGGACCGAGCGGCATGGGCCTGCTCATGGGCGCGGCCGGGATCGGCGCGGTGATCGGGGTCAGCTTTCTGGCCCGGCATCGCGGGACCGACAGGATGGGTCGAGCGATTGCGTTTGCCCTGGTCCGGTTTGGCCTGGGGCTCATCCTGTTTGCCTACTCTCGTAACCTGTGGCTGTCGCTGCTGATCCTGCCCCTGGTCGGCTCAGGCTTTATGGTTCCGATGGCTGCCGTCAACACCCTGCTGCAAACCATCGCCCCAGACCACCTGCGGGGCCGGGTGATGAGCCTGTACTTCATCATGATCATGGGCGCCGCCCCGGTCGGCAGCCTGTTGTCAGGAACCTTGGCGCCCTACATCGGCGCACCCCTGACCGTCGCCCTGACCGGCGCGGGCTGTCTGGCTGCGGCGGCGTGGGTGAGCCTCAACCTCCATCTTCTGCACGACAGGCAATAG